The following proteins are co-located in the Callithrix jacchus isolate 240 chromosome 10, calJac240_pri, whole genome shotgun sequence genome:
- the CTSC gene encoding dipeptidyl peptidase 1 isoform X4 translates to MGAWPASLLTALLLLLSRDLAVRCDTPANCTYPDLLGTWVFQVGSSGSQSDVNCSVMGPPEKKVVVHLQKLDTAYDDLGNSGHFTIIYNQGFEIVLNDYKWFAFFKDVTDFISHLFMQLGTVGMYDLPHLRNKLVIK, encoded by the exons ATGGGTGCTTGGCCCGCCTCGCTGCTCACCGCCCTCCTGCTGCTTCTCTCCCGCGACCTCGCGGTGCGCTGCGACACACCTGCCAACTGCACCTATCCTGACCTGCTGGGCACCTGGGTCTTTCAGGTGGGCTCCAGCGGTTCCCAGAGCGATGTCAACTGCTCGGTTATGG gaCCACCAGAAAAAAAAGTAGTGGTGCACCTTCAGAAGCTGGATACAGCGTATGATGACCTTGGCAATTCTGGCCACTTCACCATCATTTACAACCAAGGCTTTGAGATTGTGTTGAATGACTACAAGTGGTTTGCCTTTTTTAAG GATGTCACTGATTTTATCAGTCATTTGTTCATGCAGCTGGGAACTGTGGGGATGTATGATTTGCCACATCTGAGGAACAAACTGG